In a genomic window of Procambarus clarkii isolate CNS0578487 chromosome 10, FALCON_Pclarkii_2.0, whole genome shotgun sequence:
- the LOC123746098 gene encoding transcriptional regulator ATRX homolog isoform X1, which yields MDISLFGKRSEGDDDYYCDLSDDDDILCSSKCISSDEDDEKFFIVPASTKIQKKVSNEDDNDDFEREMASELSQTMKRLATSFSKNKPQTSTNETRSSQGSKLGDKEKELSEDASNFYDDVYFDSDDSDPEVSFAAAETSNRAFKSKKKEKRRILTDDELFYDPTMDDKDQEWVDKMRRSYQPKKKRSTSQLDTSSQPQKLPRSDAVLNCPACLTTLCMDCQRHEVYHNQYRAMFVFNCNVNMMENLTFPRKDQKKRDFYKNKKKNKSKQRMKQEDAQSSQAGSEILQVEPDGAQNSQAGSEMMQGKPDGAQSSQAGSEMMQGKPDGAQNSQAGSEMMQGKPDSAQSSQAGSEMMQGKPDGAQSSQAGSEMMQGKPDGAQSSQAGSEMMQGKPDGAQSSQAGSEMMQGKPDGAQSSQAGSEMLQVEQDGAQSSQTGSEMLQVEPDGAQSSQAGSEIVQAEPDGTQNSQTRREIPPIKPDATQTTSGVGQKNSAMDIEETCEVNISSSPTVVAPHTGATKSSLPKKVTFACSEDELFHPVTCKICNTKVAVYDKDEVYHFFNIVTSY from the exons ATGGATATATCGCTGTTTGGGAAGAGGTCCGAGGGCGATGACGATTATTACTGTGACTTGAGCGATGATGACGATATTCTGTGCAGCTCGAAATGTATCAG TTCAGATGAAGATGATGAAAAGTTTTTCATAGTACCTGCATCcacaaaaatacaaaaaaaag TTAGTAATGAGGATGACAATGATGATTTTGAGAGAGAAATGGCATCGGAGCTCTCACAGACTATGAAACGTCTCGCTACATCCTTCAGCAAGAATAAACCACAGACCAGCACAAATGAAACAAGAAGTAGCCAAGGATCAAAACTTGGTGATAAAGAGAAGGAACTTTCAGAGGATGCATCAAACTTTTACGATGATGTATATTTTGACTCGGATGATTCTGATCCTGAGG TTTCATTTGCAGCTGCTGAGACTTCAAACAGAGCCTTCAAAAGCAAGAAGAAGGAAAAGCGGCGAATTCTGACAGACGATGAGCTTTTTTATGACCCGACAATGGATGATAAAGATCAGGAATGGGTAGACAAGATGAGGAGATCTTATCAACCAAAAAAAAAGAG ATCCACAAGTCAACTTGACACATCCAGCCAGCCTCAGAAGTTGCCTCGTAGTGATGCAGTGCTCAACTGTCCAGCATGTCTCACTACACTCTGTATGGATTGCCAGAG ACATGAGGTATATCACAACCAGTATCGAGCGATGTTTGTTTTTAATTGCAATGTGAACATGATGGAGAATCTGACGTTCCCGAGGAAAGACCAAAAGAAGCGTGACTTTTATAAAAACAAGAAGaaaaataaaagtaaacaaaGGATGAAGCAAGAGGATGCCCAGAGCTCTCAAGCTGGCAGTGAGATTCTGCAGGTGGAGCCAGATGGTGCCCAGAACTCTCAAGCTGGTAGTGAGATGATGCAGGGGAAGCCAGATGGTGCCCAGAGCTCTCAAGCTGGTAGTGAGATGATGCAGGGGAAGCCAGATGGTGCCCAGAACTCTCAAGCTGGTAGTGAGATGATGCAGGGGAAGCCAGATAGTGCCCAGAGCTCTCAAGCTGGTAGTGAGATGATGCAGGGGAAGCCAGATGGTGCCCAGAGCTCTCAAGCTGGTAGTGAGATGATGCAGGGGAAGCCAGATGGTGCCCAGAGCTCTCAAGCTGGTAGTGAGATGATGCAGGGGAAGCCAGATGGTGCCCAGAGCTCTCAAGCTGGTAGTGAGATGATGCAGGGGAAGCCAGATGGTGCCCAGAGCTCTCAAGCTGGCAGTGAGATGCTGCAGGTGGAGCAAGATGGTGCCCAGAGCTCTCAAACTGGCAGTGAGATGCTGCAGGTGGAGCCAGATGGTGCCCAGAGCTCTCAAGCTGGCAGTGAGATAGTACAGGCGGAGCCAGATGGTACCCAGAACTCTCAAACTAGAAGAGAGATACCACCGATAAAGCCAGATGCTACCCAGACTACCTCTGGAGTGGGTCAAAAAAACAGTGCCATGGATATTGAGGAAACATGTGAAGTCAATATTTCTTCATCCCCCACCGTAGTTGCCCCACATACTGGTGCCACTAAATCTTCATTACCTAAAAAAGTTACATTTGCATGTAGTGAAGATGAGTTATTTCACCCAGTTACGTGCAAAATTTGCAATACAAAGGTTGCAGTTTATGATAAGGATGAAGTTTATCATTTCTTTAATATTGTAACAAGTTATTGA
- the LOC123746098 gene encoding transcriptional regulator ATRX homolog isoform X2 has protein sequence MDISLFGKRSEGDDDYYCDLSDDDDILCSSKCISSDEDDEKFFIVPASTKIQKKVSNEDDNDDFEREMASELSQTMKRLATSFSKNKPQTSTNETRSSQGSKLGDKEKELSEDASNFYDDVYFDSDDSDPEAAETSNRAFKSKKKEKRRILTDDELFYDPTMDDKDQEWVDKMRRSYQPKKKRSTSQLDTSSQPQKLPRSDAVLNCPACLTTLCMDCQRHEVYHNQYRAMFVFNCNVNMMENLTFPRKDQKKRDFYKNKKKNKSKQRMKQEDAQSSQAGSEILQVEPDGAQNSQAGSEMMQGKPDGAQSSQAGSEMMQGKPDGAQNSQAGSEMMQGKPDSAQSSQAGSEMMQGKPDGAQSSQAGSEMMQGKPDGAQSSQAGSEMMQGKPDGAQSSQAGSEMMQGKPDGAQSSQAGSEMLQVEQDGAQSSQTGSEMLQVEPDGAQSSQAGSEIVQAEPDGTQNSQTRREIPPIKPDATQTTSGVGQKNSAMDIEETCEVNISSSPTVVAPHTGATKSSLPKKVTFACSEDELFHPVTCKICNTKVAVYDKDEVYHFFNIVTSY, from the exons ATGGATATATCGCTGTTTGGGAAGAGGTCCGAGGGCGATGACGATTATTACTGTGACTTGAGCGATGATGACGATATTCTGTGCAGCTCGAAATGTATCAG TTCAGATGAAGATGATGAAAAGTTTTTCATAGTACCTGCATCcacaaaaatacaaaaaaaag TTAGTAATGAGGATGACAATGATGATTTTGAGAGAGAAATGGCATCGGAGCTCTCACAGACTATGAAACGTCTCGCTACATCCTTCAGCAAGAATAAACCACAGACCAGCACAAATGAAACAAGAAGTAGCCAAGGATCAAAACTTGGTGATAAAGAGAAGGAACTTTCAGAGGATGCATCAAACTTTTACGATGATGTATATTTTGACTCGGATGATTCTGATCCTGAGG CTGCTGAGACTTCAAACAGAGCCTTCAAAAGCAAGAAGAAGGAAAAGCGGCGAATTCTGACAGACGATGAGCTTTTTTATGACCCGACAATGGATGATAAAGATCAGGAATGGGTAGACAAGATGAGGAGATCTTATCAACCAAAAAAAAAGAG ATCCACAAGTCAACTTGACACATCCAGCCAGCCTCAGAAGTTGCCTCGTAGTGATGCAGTGCTCAACTGTCCAGCATGTCTCACTACACTCTGTATGGATTGCCAGAG ACATGAGGTATATCACAACCAGTATCGAGCGATGTTTGTTTTTAATTGCAATGTGAACATGATGGAGAATCTGACGTTCCCGAGGAAAGACCAAAAGAAGCGTGACTTTTATAAAAACAAGAAGaaaaataaaagtaaacaaaGGATGAAGCAAGAGGATGCCCAGAGCTCTCAAGCTGGCAGTGAGATTCTGCAGGTGGAGCCAGATGGTGCCCAGAACTCTCAAGCTGGTAGTGAGATGATGCAGGGGAAGCCAGATGGTGCCCAGAGCTCTCAAGCTGGTAGTGAGATGATGCAGGGGAAGCCAGATGGTGCCCAGAACTCTCAAGCTGGTAGTGAGATGATGCAGGGGAAGCCAGATAGTGCCCAGAGCTCTCAAGCTGGTAGTGAGATGATGCAGGGGAAGCCAGATGGTGCCCAGAGCTCTCAAGCTGGTAGTGAGATGATGCAGGGGAAGCCAGATGGTGCCCAGAGCTCTCAAGCTGGTAGTGAGATGATGCAGGGGAAGCCAGATGGTGCCCAGAGCTCTCAAGCTGGTAGTGAGATGATGCAGGGGAAGCCAGATGGTGCCCAGAGCTCTCAAGCTGGCAGTGAGATGCTGCAGGTGGAGCAAGATGGTGCCCAGAGCTCTCAAACTGGCAGTGAGATGCTGCAGGTGGAGCCAGATGGTGCCCAGAGCTCTCAAGCTGGCAGTGAGATAGTACAGGCGGAGCCAGATGGTACCCAGAACTCTCAAACTAGAAGAGAGATACCACCGATAAAGCCAGATGCTACCCAGACTACCTCTGGAGTGGGTCAAAAAAACAGTGCCATGGATATTGAGGAAACATGTGAAGTCAATATTTCTTCATCCCCCACCGTAGTTGCCCCACATACTGGTGCCACTAAATCTTCATTACCTAAAAAAGTTACATTTGCATGTAGTGAAGATGAGTTATTTCACCCAGTTACGTGCAAAATTTGCAATACAAAGGTTGCAGTTTATGATAAGGATGAAGTTTATCATTTCTTTAATATTGTAACAAGTTATTGA